The Cloeon dipterum chromosome 3, ieCloDipt1.1, whole genome shotgun sequence genome includes a region encoding these proteins:
- the Alg11 gene encoding GDP-Man:Man(3)GlcNAc(2)-PP-Dol alpha-1,2-mannosyltransferase: MIKMEIPPGMKIVLWLSLYSSGLSVIIFFLLFVLLRKRFNRARKRHREAVDTPTVAFFHPYCNAGGGGERVLWCAIRAMQTKFPDIKYVVYTGDIESSPEEILQKAYKRFNIKVEGEVNFVYLHRRPWVEASRWPHFTMIGQSIGSMWLAIEALDSIVPDLCIDTMGYAFALSLFHHLGGCKTACYVHYPTITPDMLQYVSNKHRGSLKAIVKLRYYRFFAYLYAKAGATCDLVMANSSWTQDRLDQVWKRPLDTHRVYPPCEVSELLAIPRSPELDNKQDEFRILSVAQFRPEKDHPMQLRSLYALRELLYGNDAWEKVKLVFAGSCRHEEDHMRVQDLMNLAKHLALDDYVEFKINLSHEDLMDEFKKAKVGLHAMWNEHFGIGVVECMAAGLLTVAHGSGGPLMDIIETAEGSRTGWLATEEVEYARILYTLVMLSATQKDIVRTAARSSVGRFSTDEFNKSFMNAVSSLVSSL; encoded by the exons ATGATTAAGATGGAGATTCCGCCGGGGATGAAAATCGTGCTGTGGCTCAGCCTCTACAGCTCTGGCCTAtctgtcattatttttttcctgctcttCGTCTTGCTCAGAAAG AGGTTCAACCGAGCAAGGAAGAGGCACAGGGAGGCCGTCGACACTCCGACCGTCGCCTTTTTCCACCCTTACTGCAACGCCGGCGGTGGCGGAGAACGGGTCCTCTGGTGCGCCATCAGGGCCATGCAgacaaa ATTTCCTGATATTAAATATGTGGTGTACACCGGCGACATCGAAAGCTCTCCTGAAGAGATTCTGCAGAAGGCGTACAAGAGGTTCAACATCAAAGTGGAGGGCGAAGTGAATTTTGTCTACCTGCACCGGCGGCCGTGGGTGGAGGCCTCCAGGTGGCCGCACTTCACGATGATCGGCCAGAGCATTGGCTCCATGTGGCTCGCCATCGAAGCGCTTGACTCTATTGTTCCAG atTTGTGCATTGACACGATGGGCTACGCGTTCGCACTGTCTTTGTTCCATCATTTGGGCGGGTGCAAGACGGCGTGCTACGTGCATTACCCTACCATCACGCCGGACATGCTGCAGTACGTGTCCAACAAGCACCGTGGCTCGCTCAAGGCCATCGTCAAGCTGCGCTACTACCGCTTCTTCGCCTATCTCTACGCCAAGGCCGGTGCCACCTGCGACCTCGTCATGGCCAACTCCTCCTGGACGCAGGACAGACTCGACCAG GTTTGGAAACGTCCTCTGGACACGCACAGGGTGTATCCTCCATGCGAGGTGTCCGAACTGCTCGCCATTCCTCGCTCGCCTGAGCTGGACAACAAGCAAGACGAGTTCCGAATCCTCTCG GTTGCGCAGTTCAGGCCGGAGAAGGATCACCCGATGCAGCTGCGTTCGCTCTACGCCCTGAGGGAACTGCTCTACGGCAACGACGCGTGGGAAAAGGTGAAGCTGGTGTTTGCCGGCTCGTGCAGACACGAAGAAGATCACATGCGGGTGCAAGATCTGATGAATCTGGCCAAGCACCTGGCCCTCGACGACTATGTCGAGTTCAAG ATTAATTTGAGCCACGAAGACCTGATGGACGAATTCAAGAAGGCCAAGGTTGGCCTACATGCTATGTGGAATGAGCATTTTGGCATTG GTGTTGTCGAGTGCATGGCGGCGGGCCTGCTGACGGTAGCGCATGGCTCTGGAGGGCCTTTGATGGACATCATTGAGACCGCTGAGGGCAGCAGGACAGGATGGCTGGCCACCGAGGAGGTCGAGTACGCCAGAATCCTGTACACCCTGGTCATGTTGTCCGCCACTCAAAAAGACATCGTTCGCACTGCAGCCAg GTCCTCAGTCGGGCGTTTCTCCACGGACGAGTTCAACAAGAGTTTCATGAATGCCGTTTCTTCCCTGGTTTCTAGtctgtaa